The following is a genomic window from Xenopus laevis strain J_2021 chromosome 2L, Xenopus_laevis_v10.1, whole genome shotgun sequence.
tttttaatggtgatctttTTGAGACCCCTATAGtctatacagggacgaagaccaccatcttttttccccagAATAAAGAACCCAGCCCCAGCAGGGGAACAGGTAGGCCGAATGAAGCCTCTTTCCAGGTTTTCccgaatatattctttcattgcctgggcttctggcaatgaaagagggtatgTCCTCCCACGAGGGGGCGTAGACCCTGGGATCAAGTCAATTGGGCAATCATatggccggtgtgggggtaaggtctcagcagcctttttagaaaaaacatcctCAAACTCAACATAAGCTGCAGGTAACCCCTCTAGAGAAGTAGTAGCTACTACTTGAGGAATACAGACCCCACCACACTTTGAACCCCATTGGACTACCTTTTTCGAAACCCAATCAAtaagagggttatgcctctggagccaaggtaaccccaagatgagaagtagcaccctcaatgaggtatagcgCAATCTCCTCACCGTGCAAATTATTTACAGACATAGAAAGTAAAACAGTTTTCTTAGACACTATACCTGACCCTAATGGTCTTTTGACCACTGCCCAAATTTTCAGGGGGGAACTTAGAGGAACCAATGGAATGTTGTGTTTGGCTGCAAATGCAGCGTCCAAAAAGTTCCCCTctgcccctgaatccacaaaagcagacACCTTGaaagagcccgtaggccaggttagtttgacCGGAATCAAAACCTTAgtggcagattggggagaggagactcctgcacccaaatggagctcccttCTCTATATAGGTTAGGGAGCCTCCCTTTCCTCCTAGGACAAAAATTTAAGAaagacccttttccccacagtatatACATAAACCTTGGAGATGCCTGCGTGCCTtctcctcaggagttagatgggatatgcctaactgcataggctcttcctgaggcagaggcacagaggggttagaaaACTTAACATCGGTCACCATATTAGATATCacattagtaaccccagaataagtagaaCCACCCCTCTCAccctttctctccctctgtctcctatctacctggatggccaaagacataatcgtccaggttggaagatagggggtaatttacaagACTATCCTTTACTGAGTCAGATAACCCCAAATGgaactgactccgtagagccaaattgttccacccagtttccactacCCACCGGCAGAActcagtgcagtacacctccgcatcccttttcccctggcgcaacttacgaatcgcggaatcagcagaagatgcaagatccgggtcatcgtaaagaattgccatgctATCAAAAAATGTGTCTAGGGAATAACAAGCAGGGTCGgaagaaggcagcctgagggcccaaattttgGGGTCACCCaataacagggtcattacaaaccttacTTCCTCCTCACCAGATGAGAATGAGTGAGGATGGAAACTAAGGTACAATTtccatgcctctttaaagacaaaaaatttagttCTGTCCCTGCTGTTagaaaagtcttttgggccgaaggtcacggtacaaaaggattaggcagaaggatggtcagacatcagaatcgtcaggcaggcaagggtcaaaccgggttgtcaatcaaggggttaagcaggaagagttgtcgtaggcaggcaagggtcaggatacagaatgcagagtagtcaagaacaggctgtgtcaaacacgggtaatcaaacaagcaggatacagatcagatgcacaaggctcaggaaaccactagaaaccaagttctatcatgggcctctgtctgcagtcagaatgggccttttataggggaaagaattTGCGCCAAAAACATGCACAATCGCGCcctaaggaaggcaagatggcgcaggaagaggaccacacggcgggcgtccccgccaccccactagaccaccagggcaggtaggttttgttACAGGAAGATTAACATTTGTGCATAAGTGTGTTGTACTTAAAGTAATCATCAGAACAGCACATACAAAGCACTTGCACCtggctctcttttttttctctttatgcagtaggtggagtcagttttttattgacagttaggtctaatagaggtatgggacctgttatccagaatgttcaggacctggggttgtctggataatcgatctttcagtaatttgcatcttcgtgccttaactctactaaaaaaacatttaaacattaaataaacccaatcagggtcggactgggccagtgggaaactgggaaaaaacttgctgggtagggatgtcgcggactgttcaccggcgaacttgttcgcgcgaacatcggctgttcgcgtccgccgcaagttcgcgaacgtcgcgcgacgttcgccaataggcgttcgcgtcaaaatcgttcgaccattcgaccattcgatcactaaaatcgaaggattttcgttcgaatcgaacgatcgaagccattggattgaatgaaatcattcgatcgaatggcttcgatcgttcgattcgaacgaaaatcgttcgatcgaacgattaaaatccttcgatcgttcgaatcgaacgattttcggatgttcgaagttcgcaaactgttcgcgaaatgtccgcattttttgccggtgttcgcgaacggcgtttgcgaacacattatcggcggttcgctacatccctattgctgggccccggccctcatgggtccCCACCAGcacagacctgctcccctgattAGAGCGGTGTTCTTCGCTCATGCGCATGACTGTTTGCACATCAGGGGGcatgcacagggagcatagtgtaAAAGTCGGGAGGTGCCCCCCGGTGACTGCTAGAAGGGCCCTTTGGGTTGCAGTCCCGGGGGCCCCCAATGcttcagtctgaccctgaacctgataggctggttttgcttcaaataaggatttattatatcttagttgggatcaagtacaaacttctgttttattattacacagagagagaggaaatactttttaaacatttggattatttggataaaatggagtctatgggagaagacctttcagtaatttggagctttctggataatgggtttccagataatagatcccatacttgtacatccTGTGGGGAGGGGTTGCACCCTTTGCTTAGACAATATATTAAAGCTCACTCTTAAAATAACCAGTTCTGATGGAAATTCTGTTTGTTCATGCTGGttgagttggttatttgagttaccgtatatactcgtgtataagccgacccgcgtataagccgaggtacctaattttacctatgaaaactgggaaaatttattgactcgtgtataagcctaggggaagAACTGGCAAAATAAGTTTAGGGAAGATCAGGTGTCTTTGGTGTTGCCCAGCATCTTCACTGACAATAATATGGTATTCCCCCAGATTCAGATTTCAGTAAAGAAATCCTCACGGCCCATTTGATCTGCCAACGCGCCCACCCACCAATGAAGAAACAGTATGCTTGTTTAAAGATCAACTTTGTAGAAGCGCAATGCTTCCTGCTTTTTCTCACTGTGTCTTCATTAGTGGGGAGTAAAGGCAGTTCAGTCAGCAGTCATGGCTGGCAGGAAAGTGTTATTGTGACACACAGTTCATAGCAATACACATAGCGAGCAGACACATCTGTTCCATAACTCTAGCTCTATCTATCCCTTCCTGCCCCAGTAAGATTGCTGTTTAGGAGAGCCGGGTGCTGACAGCTAGTGACTAGGCCACAAAACCCAGAGGCTGGAGTTACAGTTTAGAGCAGCGCCGTCCGCTTTCCTTTGCCTGTCAGACCCTGCTGGGGGCAGGCTTAGATGGAGACCAAGCCCGTAATAACCCTGCACTTTAAAACGGATATTAGCATGTGAAGCTCATTTACCATGTTGGTGCTCGGCTTCCCGGTGAGTGCGAGTGGCGCTTTCCGCTTTCTTGGACTCTCTGCGATCTCGCTCCTGCGCAATGAGGCCGCGGCCTGTGGTAGAAGATGAGAGGGGACACCAGGCACGGGGAGGCAGTGCGGGCCGCACACACATTCTGTCCGCACAGAGAAAGGGGCAGCGATCTTTAAACACGCCTACTGTTTCTTCATTGGTGGGTGGGCAGGTTAGGCAGAACAGACGGGCCGTGAGTGCTGAGCTGAATCTGGGGGAATCCACGGACAGGCAACCTAAAGCagcaaaacggtaaaaaaaaaaataatgttttcctaaaatgctgacccgcgtataagccgaggtagactttttcagcacattttggatgctgaaaaactcggcttatacgcgagtatatacggtagttctaAAACATCTGATATGAAAGGGCTACCTGTCTATCAAAATCTGACCCTGACCTCAGCATGAAGCATTGAGTGACAGGTTGTTGAGAAGGAGATACTGAAAAGTAACTGATTATTTCATGAacggtacagaatgtttaattgattgtatttagaaagtgtcttatttcagtgagatgaagcttatatgaaataACCACCAGACTAACTCCTCCCCCCAGCTCTATTCATCCTTGGACTTCATTGAGAACTACCCATACCACTTTCGGAAGGTAGTCTTCCACACACTTACCTTGACCAGGCTCCTAATTTCCAGAAGATGGAAATCCAACCACTAGGAGAACTGATTAATCTAACAAACTCAAATCTGTCCTACAAGAACTCCGTGCTCCCACACTCACCACCCTCCAACACACAGAGACTCACCCGTCAAGTATGAAAAACCTGGAAACAAAAACTCTccaacagtgatgggcgaatgtgtgccgccaaacggtgaaaaattcactaaacgcatTGAAgctaatgggcgtcaaaataattttaacgcacAACGGGGTGGGTTTTTCGCTGTTGAATTGTCGCCATCGCAAATTATTTCGCTTGCAGCAGAACATGGAAATTCCCAGCAAATTAGTTTCTACCCTCCAACTCTCCAAATGCATAGCCACCCTCAAACTATAATAACAAGACAAAAGGAAAATGGTAGAAAAGACCttccaagcagaaaaaaaactcttatCCTTCCAACTGCCGCAAAATACTTATCCTCGTCCCTCCTTTACTTTTCCCACTGTTCTTCTTCTTTCTGGGTTCTTTCTGCTGAAATTTCAATATTGAACATAATGCTGATTACATGTTCCTTGAAAAATTAATAACAatttcaaataatacattttcatttgtaataGCCCTTCAAACTGAATTCAGTTGTTTATGATTTAACTGACTCAACACATGTACAAACATGGTACCCGTGACCCCAGCATCTCCTGCACCAGTAACAGAACAAGTAGTTCCCAAGCTTGGGTGTAGACCCCCTCCAGACACACTTTTTGCAGTGGATTTGCGCCAGAGTGAGCGTCCGGCAGGCCCTAAGTAGGTCCTGGCCCTAGAGAAATCGTAGTTCCACCACTTCATTCACCAAAGTCAAAGCAACCAGCCAATTGTCTCAAGCACAGGAATAGATGAGTATAAAAAAGTTCACTGTGTTTGGTGTTTAAAAGGGATACACTCCCATAGCGCTGGTTCTACCATTACTAAATGATGCctgtattatttttccatttaattaGTAACCAATAAACTACCCAATTAGAGTGATTTCTACAGAGGGATATTCCCAAATGAAATCTCATCACATGAGTTTATCCAATTGTCTTTGTTTCCAACTGGAACTCAAAACCCCTGAACAACTGCCCGTACTGGGATAGTGATGTATAAAAGCCCTTGAACAGAGGAATCTGTGGGTATTTAATAGTCACAGGTCATTCTTATGTGAGATAAAATCATTATGGATTCATATTGTATTGGTCTAGGCAAAGCACACTTTTTATTCTTCTGTATTTAgtgaatatttctgttttttgagtagATAAAGAATCTTCCATCTGTATTTGACTATAATTCTCTACAAAAGCTCTTCTTGCAGCCAATCCATTCATCAGTCTGGGATGATGAAACAAACTGACtaaacagaaaaattaaattatcATCATAACAAAAATGCTTCTGGAAGAGAAAAAGTTACACCTTGGACTTATGGAGTGAGGGCAAAACAAAGCGTACAGACTATAGGTAAGTCTGGTTCTACCCCCCTTATAGTtatcagtatatattatataccccCTCATATTAATCACTCATTAAATTATATTGATCTCAGTCTTTAGTTGTAGAAACAAAACCCAAAAgccataaaagcacaaggctgatgACTGTACAGGTCAGGGAACTAGAAAGTGTCTGAGAAGTGAGGCTTACTGTGCAGTAGACCCCACGGTCAAGGCCCCGCTGTGTATATTGTGTTTATGTATATGGAATAAATTATCCCCAAAGCCAGactttgggtgagtgtttatttgtgccctgggtacccctggaactatagcagggtgacaccctaatgtttctatatatctgtaaccttgttatgagctaagggggtccagtctgaaggtcagttagggggagatttggggtgagtgcttatttgtaccctgggtacccctggaactatagcagggtgacaccccaatgtttctatatatctgtaaccttgttatgagctaagggggcccaatctgaaggtcagttagggggagatttggggtaagtgcttatttgtaccctgggtacccctggaactatagcagggtgacaccccaatgtttctatatatctgtaaccttgttatgagctaagggggcccagcctgaaggccatttagggggagattttgggtgagtgtttatttgtgccctgggtacccctggaactatagcagggtgactgttaccccaatgtttctatatatctgtaaccttgttatgagctaagtgggcccagcctgaaggtcagttagggggagatttgggttgagtgtttatttgtgccctgggtacccctggaactatagcagggtgacaccctaatgtttctatatatctgtaaccttgttatgagctaagggggcccagtctgaaggtcagttagggggagatttggggtgagtgcttatttgtaccctgggtacccctggaactatagcagggtgacaccccaatgtttctatatatctgtaaccgtgttatgagctaagggggccaagcctgaaggccatttagggggagatttggggtgagtgtttatttgtgccctgggtacccctggaactatagcagggagactgttaccccaatgtttctaatatctgtaaccttgttatgagctaaaggggcccagcctgaaggtcagttagggggagatttggggtgagtgtttatttgtgccctgggtacccctggaactatagcagggtgactgttaccccaatgtttctatatatctgtaaccttgttatgagctaagggggcccagtctgaaggtcagttagggggagatttggggtgagtgctaatttgtgccctgggtacccctggaactatagcagggtgacaccccaatgtttctatatatcagtaaccttgttatgagctaagggggcccagtctgaaggtcagttagggggagatttggggtgagagcttatttgtaccctgggtacccctggaactatagcaggatgactgttaccccaatgtttctacatatctgtatctttgttatgagttaagggggcccagactaTAGGCCATGTAGGGTCTGATTTGAATGGAATGAATGGCCAAATAGACCAACAATTGTCAATGGATTGTATCTGGATGTTCTTCTGGATGACATCAGGTTTGCTAACTGACTGGGTTGAAGCAATGTGTTTGGGTGATGTCCATAAGAACAAACAGGAAGTGGTGGACTTTCAAGTGAGCAGGGAGGAAGTACACGTTCAGTATAATACATCTGAAGCAATGTTGAGTATCCGGTGGCATTCATACTTGAAGGAGTTATTTAACCACGAGATATCTCAATTAATACAGACTAGGGTTACACACACTATTCTAAGTAAAAACATTATAGAGATAGTTGATCTAGAACAAGAATTGATAAGATTTTTCTTTACATTGAACCAATAGGCGGGGAACTCAATGTTTTATTCATCAGTTACACAGATAAGTACATTGGCATCTGAATCATTGTGCTGTGATATTCCATGATATTGTATGCTGTGATATTCTATTGATGGAGCAACTACCCAGGGTAGGAACATTGTATTTTACACCTCTAAACTCAGCCCCTGTGTTTCTTGAATGTTCCATGGTgacaatcttttttctttttgcaggaaACATAAAACAGATGAAAGTAACAATGCAAAATTCCACTGACCCACATCCCTCAGTGCTGACGCTGACTTTTGTTGAAATGGCAGAAATTAAATACGTCTACAGCACACTCATTTTTCTTTGGTTTGTTATGATTGTTGTGTCCAACTGTACAGTGATTGGTACCATAGTGATGCACAGGAGTCTGCATGAGCCCATGTATGTCCTCATTGCTGCTCTCTCTGCTAACGGACTGTATGGAAGTGCAGCTTTTTTCCTCAATTTATTTGTCAATCTTCTTTCCAAAACCCACACCATTTCCTACATTGCCTGTATAGTCCAGGTGTACGGCCTCCATACTTACGGAGGGTGTGAGATGGCCATCTTGTGGGTTATGGCCCTTGATCGTTACGTGTGCATCTGTAACCCACTGAGATATAACAGCATCATGTCCTTATCCACAGTGTACAGACTCATTGCTATAGCATTGGCTTATGCAGTCCTTCAATTTACTATACAGTTGATACTGACCATCCAACTTCCATTGTGCAGCTCCGTTGTACAGAAGTTCTACTGTGACAACTGGTCAGTAGTGAAACTCTCATGCGCTGATACAACAGTGAACAATGTGTATGGCCTCTTTATCACCACAGTACTTGGGTTGATAACCGGAACTATCCTGATCTCATATCTTCAGATCTTGAGGTTATGCATGCGTTCCTCTACTGACCACAGATCCAAAGCCTTGCAGACCTGCATTCCCCATATAATATCACTCACCTATTTTGTACTGAGTCAGCTCTCCGATACACTACTGAATCGCTATCCAGCCAACATTATGCCAATTGAACTGAGAGTTCTCATAT
Proteins encoded in this region:
- the LOC108706080 gene encoding olfactory receptor 52K1, producing the protein MVPVTPASPAPVTEQVVPKLGCRPPPDTLFAVDLRQRNIKQMKVTMQNSTDPHPSVLTLTFVEMAEIKYVYSTLIFLWFVMIVVSNCTVIGTIVMHRSLHEPMYVLIAALSANGLYGSAAFFLNLFVNLLSKTHTISYIACIVQVYGLHTYGGCEMAILWVMALDRYVCICNPLRYNSIMSLSTVYRLIAIALAYAVLQFTIQLILTIQLPLCSSVVQKFYCDNWSVVKLSCADTTVNNVYGLFITTVLGLITGTILISYLQILRLCMRSSTDHRSKALQTCIPHIISLTYFVLSQLSDTLLNRYPANIMPIELRVLISVQAFVIAPLLNPLIYGLKLKEIQVKAKQIFCNRNIFGVN